The DNA region AGCGCGCAGCGTATGCCATGCCGACAGCCGAGGCGAGGCCCTGGCCCAGCGGGCCGGTCGTGATCTCGACACCGTCGGTGTGGCCGTACTCGGGGTGACCTGGGGTGAGCGAGCCCCAGGTGCGCAGCGCCTTGAGATCGTCAAGCTCGAGACCGTAGCCACCGAGGTAGAGCTGCACGTACTGCGTCAGTGATGAGTGGCCGATCGAGAGCACGAAGCGGTCGCGACCAACCCAGTTGCAGTCACTCGGGTCGTGGCGAAACACCTTCTGGTGTAGCAGGTACGAAACGGGGGCGAGGCTGATCGCTGTGCCAGGGTGGCCGTTACCAACTTTCTCGACAGCATCTGCTGCGAGTACGCGCGCGGTGTTGACCGCGAGATCGTCAATGTCGTTCCACTCAAGGTTGTTCGTCACAGGGGGCCTCTCAGATGCTGAAGTGTCGTGGGCTTGAACGCCATAATCCGCCACCAACTCTACCGGGTTTGCTCGGCCGCTTTTCGCGCCGCAGCGTGGTTTCAGCAATCTCTGTGCGGCTTCACACCAAGGGCGTATCGCAAGGCCACGAAGAGTGCACAGTATCGCCTGAGATTTCGCTCACATCGGGCACAGCGACTTTCGCGTAGGATCCTTAAGTGATGAATGCTTCTGCCTATGCTCAGTCATCGGGACAGCCGCTCGGGGCCCCGAAGAGTTTTTCGCGCACCCTGAAGGCCTACGTCTCGCTGACAAAGCCCCGGGTGGTTGAGCTTTTGCTCGTCGTTACCGTTCCAGCCATGATCCTGGCCGAGAGGGCCCTGCCGAGCTTCTGGCTCGTGCTCGCAACGCTCATCGGCGGCGCGATGAGCGCCGGCTCAGCCGGTGCCTTCAACTGTTACATAGATCGCGACATGGATCGCAAGATGAACCGCACGAAGAATCGCCCCCTCGTCACCGGCGAGATCAGCGACCGCAACGCCCTCATCTTTTCGTGGGTGCTTGGCCTCATCTCGATCGTTTGGCTCTACTTCACGACGAACTGGCTCGCCGCGCTCTTCTCGGCCCTCGCAATCTTCTTCTACGTCGTGGTCTACACCCTGCTGCTCAAGCGCTACAGCGAGCAGAACATCATCTGGGGCGGCATCGCCGGGTGCTTCCCAGTGCTCATCGGCTGGGCAGCGGTGACCGAGAGCGTCTCGTGGGCACCCATGGTGCTCTTCCTCATCATCTTCCTCTGGACCCCGCCTCACTACTGGCCGCTCTCGATGAAGTACCGCGACGACTACGCAGCAGCCGGCGTGCCGATGCTCGGCGTTGTTCGTGGTCGCATCACGGTTGGCCTGCAGATCATTCTGTACACCTGGGCAACCGTTGCCTCGAGCCTGCTGCTCATCCCGGTCGCGGGCATGGGCTGGGTCTACTCGGCTGTCGCCGTGCTCGCGGGTGCCCTCTTCATCATTGAGGCGCACCGCCTCTACGGCAGCGCCATTCGCGGCCAAGAGGGCAAGCCCATGAAGCTCTTCACCGGATCGATCACGTACCTCTCGGTGCTGTTCGTCGCGATCGCTGTTGATCCGCTCTTGCCGTTCTAATAATCAACACTCAAGGAGTACCCATGTCGTACGTCGTGATCAATGCCCTCAGCGTTCCCGATGGTCAGGGAGCAGAACTCGAAGCGCGCTTTGCCGCACGCAAACACTCATTCGACGCTGAGCCGGGCTACGTCGGCTTCCAGCTGCTACGCCCAACCGCTGGCGAATCACGCTACTTCGTCGTGACGACGTGGGAGACCCGCGAAGACTTCACCGCGTGGCAGGAGCGTCGCGCCTCGGGCGGAGACGCGCATGGCCACGGCCGCCCCGCTGGCGCCGGCGCCTCGGCCGAGGGCGGATCGGCCCACGCCGCAGCCGCCCCAGCCGCCGACTCCCACAGCTCGGCAGCTGGCGCTCACGGTGGTGCCGAGGGTGCGCCCGCCAAGAAGCCCGTCGCGACCGGCTCAGAGCTGCTCGAGTTCGAAACGGTCGACCTTGAGGCGTTCGGCGCCTAGCGTTTCTTCGCCCTGACGAATGTCCAGCCCGGGCT from Leucobacter sp. UCMA 4100 includes:
- a CDS encoding heme o synthase; translation: MNASAYAQSSGQPLGAPKSFSRTLKAYVSLTKPRVVELLLVVTVPAMILAERALPSFWLVLATLIGGAMSAGSAGAFNCYIDRDMDRKMNRTKNRPLVTGEISDRNALIFSWVLGLISIVWLYFTTNWLAALFSALAIFFYVVVYTLLLKRYSEQNIIWGGIAGCFPVLIGWAAVTESVSWAPMVLFLIIFLWTPPHYWPLSMKYRDDYAAAGVPMLGVVRGRITVGLQIILYTWATVASSLLLIPVAGMGWVYSAVAVLAGALFIIEAHRLYGSAIRGQEGKPMKLFTGSITYLSVLFVAIAVDPLLPF
- a CDS encoding antibiotic biosynthesis monooxygenase family protein; the encoded protein is MSYVVINALSVPDGQGAELEARFAARKHSFDAEPGYVGFQLLRPTAGESRYFVVTTWETREDFTAWQERRASGGDAHGHGRPAGAGASAEGGSAHAAAAPAADSHSSAAGAHGGAEGAPAKKPVATGSELLEFETVDLEAFGA